A stretch of the Comamonas testosteroni TK102 genome encodes the following:
- a CDS encoding MBL fold metallo-hydrolase: MKKISRLYRYAFVTALALGQLGTGTANAHDQDDRGGSGAKSPAVLAARAQVFKANPQMVKSIMEGGGFGTELSYAVANSMYSRTDQTAIAEARARLKVEAVAPRTWLLRFPIVNVVVFETDEGLVLVDSGYAPAGPALAETLKQLSHKPLHTVILTHFHADHAFGAWALMDQKPRVVTEQRFIAQMELDMRSNGLIARNNQQSVADVPRTWADAVRPTQTFQDKTTLTIGGEDFVLTHARGETEDQIWVAVPGRGIVASADYFQGFLPNAGNGKRRQRYPEEWAQALRDMAALKPRLLLPAHGPAMTRPEEIQDRLPAQAQMLDSISSQVVAGLNSGARRDQVIEKVALPPQLAKRSDARELYVSAKDIGRMVVSEYSGWWDDIPSHWRPAPLDHEARELVQLAGGARQVIQRAVALADSNPELASHLADWAWYADSDDPEVAQGALNVYARRVAKPLPTQEVLVYAEHMVRLQLRLNELNSKRVANASQSSTAH; encoded by the coding sequence ATGAAAAAAATATCTCGTCTCTACCGATACGCCTTTGTCACGGCCCTGGCGCTGGGCCAGCTCGGTACGGGCACGGCCAACGCCCACGATCAGGATGACCGCGGCGGCTCGGGAGCGAAAAGCCCCGCCGTGCTTGCTGCCCGCGCCCAGGTGTTCAAGGCCAATCCGCAGATGGTCAAATCCATCATGGAAGGCGGTGGCTTTGGCACCGAGCTGTCGTATGCAGTGGCCAACAGCATGTACAGCCGAACCGACCAGACAGCCATTGCAGAGGCCCGAGCCAGACTCAAGGTCGAGGCCGTGGCTCCGCGTACCTGGCTGTTGCGCTTTCCCATCGTCAATGTGGTGGTCTTCGAGACCGACGAAGGCCTGGTCTTGGTCGATAGCGGCTACGCCCCCGCAGGCCCGGCCTTGGCCGAGACGCTGAAGCAGCTCAGCCACAAGCCGCTGCACACCGTCATCCTGACGCACTTTCATGCCGACCATGCCTTTGGTGCCTGGGCATTGATGGACCAGAAGCCGCGTGTGGTGACCGAGCAGCGCTTCATCGCCCAGATGGAGCTGGACATGCGCAGCAACGGTCTGATCGCGCGCAACAACCAGCAAAGCGTGGCCGACGTGCCGCGCACCTGGGCCGATGCAGTGCGCCCCACACAGACCTTCCAGGACAAGACCACGCTCACCATAGGCGGCGAAGACTTTGTGCTGACCCATGCGCGCGGCGAGACCGAAGACCAGATCTGGGTCGCTGTACCCGGTCGCGGCATTGTGGCCAGTGCCGACTACTTCCAGGGGTTTTTGCCCAATGCGGGAAATGGCAAGCGCCGCCAGCGCTACCCCGAGGAGTGGGCTCAGGCCCTGCGCGACATGGCCGCGCTCAAGCCCCGGCTGCTGCTGCCCGCTCATGGCCCAGCCATGACCAGGCCTGAAGAAATCCAGGATCGCTTGCCGGCGCAAGCCCAGATGCTGGACAGCATCTCCAGCCAGGTGGTGGCCGGCCTGAACAGCGGAGCGCGCCGCGATCAGGTCATTGAAAAAGTGGCGCTACCGCCGCAGCTGGCCAAGCGCAGCGATGCACGCGAGCTCTATGTCTCGGCCAAGGACATCGGCCGCATGGTGGTCAGCGAATACAGCGGCTGGTGGGACGATATTCCATCGCACTGGCGCCCGGCGCCTCTGGACCATGAAGCCAGGGAGCTGGTGCAGCTGGCAGGCGGTGCCAGGCAGGTGATCCAGCGTGCAGTGGCGCTGGCAGACAGCAATCCGGAGCTGGCCTCTCATCTGGCCGACTGGGCCTGGTATGCGGACAGCGATGACCCCGAGGTGGCCCAAGGGGCGCTGAATGTCTATGCCCGCCGTGTCGCCAAGCCTCTGCCCACGCAGGAAGTGCTGGTCTATGCCGAGCACATGGTGCGCCTGCAGCTCAGACTCAATGAGCTGAACAGCAAACGCGTGGCCAACGCCAGTCAGAGCAGCACAGCGCATTAA
- a CDS encoding DUF1254 domain-containing protein produces the protein MSKLNRAGLRAMAAAALGLCLGMAYAQTPAATEEQALDSLIREAMLYAYPYQEFMKMRHEALEVKGSPTATTLNHFRHSRHLATPKDRWANGPIRDTFYSTAWLDLEESPLVLSLPETHGRYYVIAMIGADLNTFTYVGRRIGGTKARKVALVGPRWSGKIPQVDQIVRAPTRDVYLNLRVLVTGEDDLKSAHAVQDGFRMEPVLRTGADRPQIKPQAQDWGRFVDVSNEALARNPPPGTEHALLQRFASVGICGKACSWDKLPEAVQQRWLNLAPEIEKNELKNRLNADRKTADPRRRNGWTPYRLPDGFGNNYAMRAQSAAMSGGILGLAAAEATYFAASVDGNHQALGEGRAYRLHLPQGRLPADAFWSISLYEFVTGGQYMVDNPINRYSIGDRTKGMKFNADGSLDIWLQPADPGPEKRANWLPTPEKNLFYLMARAYQPWPEVLDPSWILEPVQRINAQ, from the coding sequence ATGTCAAAGTTGAACCGCGCCGGGCTGCGCGCCATGGCGGCTGCGGCATTGGGCCTTTGCCTGGGCATGGCCTATGCCCAGACGCCCGCCGCCACCGAAGAGCAGGCTCTGGACAGCCTGATCCGCGAGGCCATGCTCTACGCCTACCCCTATCAGGAATTCATGAAAATGCGGCATGAAGCACTGGAGGTCAAGGGCTCCCCCACCGCCACCACGCTCAACCACTTCCGCCACTCGCGCCACCTGGCCACGCCCAAGGACCGCTGGGCCAACGGCCCTATTCGCGACACCTTCTACTCCACCGCCTGGCTGGATCTCGAGGAATCTCCCCTGGTGCTGTCCCTGCCCGAAACCCATGGCCGCTACTACGTGATCGCCATGATTGGTGCAGATCTCAACACCTTCACCTACGTGGGCCGGCGCATTGGCGGCACCAAGGCACGCAAGGTAGCCCTGGTCGGCCCGCGCTGGAGCGGCAAGATCCCTCAGGTCGACCAGATCGTGCGCGCACCCACGCGGGATGTCTATCTGAATCTGCGCGTGCTGGTCACCGGTGAAGATGACCTCAAGAGCGCTCATGCCGTGCAGGACGGCTTTCGCATGGAACCTGTGCTCAGGACCGGCGCAGACCGTCCGCAGATCAAGCCGCAAGCCCAGGACTGGGGGCGCTTTGTCGATGTGAGCAATGAGGCCCTGGCCCGCAACCCGCCTCCCGGCACGGAACACGCGCTGCTGCAGCGCTTTGCCAGCGTGGGCATCTGTGGCAAGGCCTGCAGCTGGGACAAGCTGCCCGAGGCCGTGCAGCAGCGCTGGCTGAACCTGGCGCCCGAGATCGAGAAAAACGAACTCAAGAATCGCCTGAATGCCGATCGCAAGACGGCTGACCCCAGGCGCAGAAACGGCTGGACCCCTTATCGCCTGCCGGATGGCTTTGGCAACAACTACGCCATGCGTGCCCAGTCGGCAGCCATGTCGGGCGGCATCCTTGGCCTGGCGGCTGCGGAAGCCACCTACTTTGCCGCCAGCGTCGACGGCAACCACCAGGCACTGGGCGAGGGCCGGGCCTATCGCCTGCATTTGCCCCAGGGTCGTCTGCCTGCCGATGCATTCTGGTCCATCTCTCTCTATGAATTCGTGACCGGAGGCCAATACATGGTGGACAACCCCATCAACCGCTACTCCATTGGCGACCGCACCAAGGGCATGAAGTTCAACGCCGACGGCAGCCTGGACATCTGGTTGCAACCCGCGGACCCGGGCCCTGAAAAGCGTGCCAACTGGCTGCCCACGCCCGAGAAGAACCTGTTCTATCTGATGGCCCGCGCCTACCAGCCCTGGCCAGAGGTGCTGGATCCTTCGTGGATTCTGGAGCCGGTGCAACGGATCAACGCCCAATGA
- a CDS encoding DUF1329 domain-containing protein, which produces MESNLSYRALIALTVTSVMAGAAAAKGSPEEIEKLGKSLTCIGAEKAGTASGVPEYTGKWLGTPPGIQYTPHAGQHPVDPYANEKPLFSITAENVAKYAANLTEGQKAMFARYPKTFSIPVYPGHRDFRYPDFACASAKANAQNAVISADGMGADNAVKGAIPFPFPKTGMELAFNNLFPLRSFTEHTLRDNAYVMQDGSTVFGRADNRSMSLLNSPEQAGKPLEGTMAQGMNAVKLPEREKGGVSVSREPVNFGKDKRLGWSYDPGTRRVRQIPEYGFDQPMGGGVGAKMTIDSDRLFNGSPERYNWKNLGKNEIYIPANAYRIHANTVKYADLLKPGHANPDYMRYELRRVWVLEATLKEGYRHLYGKRVLFLDEDTGHAVMSDFYDARGNLWQQGLINYYYAFDSNAWHAGTAFYHDLIGGGYVAYNLFQERPKGPVLNKGDMNPSMFTPEATRNAGT; this is translated from the coding sequence ATGGAAAGCAACCTGAGCTACCGCGCCCTGATCGCGCTGACCGTGACCAGCGTCATGGCTGGTGCAGCCGCCGCCAAAGGCAGCCCCGAAGAAATTGAAAAGCTGGGCAAGTCCCTGACCTGTATCGGTGCCGAAAAGGCCGGCACCGCCAGCGGCGTACCCGAATACACGGGCAAGTGGCTGGGAACGCCGCCTGGAATTCAGTACACGCCGCATGCAGGCCAGCACCCGGTGGACCCCTATGCCAATGAAAAGCCCCTGTTCTCCATCACGGCCGAGAATGTTGCCAAGTACGCCGCCAATCTGACCGAAGGCCAGAAGGCCATGTTTGCGCGCTACCCCAAGACTTTCAGCATTCCCGTCTATCCGGGTCACCGCGACTTCCGCTATCCGGACTTTGCCTGTGCCTCGGCCAAAGCCAATGCGCAGAACGCCGTGATCAGCGCCGACGGAATGGGCGCCGACAACGCGGTCAAGGGGGCCATACCGTTCCCCTTCCCCAAGACCGGCATGGAGCTGGCCTTCAACAACCTGTTTCCGCTGCGCTCGTTCACCGAACACACACTGCGTGACAACGCCTACGTGATGCAGGATGGCTCCACCGTCTTCGGCCGCGCCGACAACCGCAGCATGAGCTTGCTGAACTCCCCCGAGCAGGCCGGCAAGCCGCTGGAAGGCACCATGGCCCAGGGCATGAATGCGGTCAAGCTGCCCGAGCGCGAAAAAGGCGGGGTCAGCGTCAGCCGTGAGCCGGTCAACTTCGGCAAGGACAAGCGTCTGGGCTGGAGCTATGACCCGGGTACACGCCGGGTGCGCCAGATCCCCGAGTACGGCTTTGACCAGCCCATGGGCGGCGGCGTGGGCGCCAAGATGACGATTGACTCCGACCGTCTCTTCAATGGCTCGCCCGAGCGCTACAACTGGAAGAATCTGGGCAAGAACGAGATCTACATTCCCGCCAACGCGTACAGGATTCACGCCAATACCGTGAAGTACGCCGATCTGCTCAAGCCCGGCCATGCCAACCCCGACTACATGCGCTATGAACTGCGCCGCGTCTGGGTGCTGGAAGCCACGCTCAAGGAAGGCTATCGCCATCTCTATGGCAAGCGTGTGCTTTTCCTTGACGAAGACACCGGCCACGCCGTGATGAGCGACTTCTACGATGCACGCGGCAACCTGTGGCAGCAAGGCCTCATCAATTACTACTACGCGTTCGACTCCAACGCCTGGCATGCAGGCACGGCCTTCTACCACGACCTGATCGGCGGCGGCTATGTGGCCTACAACTTGTTCCAGGAACGCCCCAAGGGGCCCGTGCTCAACAAGGGAGATATGAATCCCTCCATGTTCACCCCTGAAGCCACGCGCAACGCCGGCACCTGA
- a CDS encoding methionine ABC transporter ATP-binding protein — MIEIRDLSLTYQGPKGPVHALRGINLEIASGEVFGIIGRSGAGKSSLVRCLNLLNRPTEGKVIVNGRDLMQLSDGELRAARRDIGMVFQHFNLLSSRTVYDNVALPLELAGVSKDEIYQRVTPLLELVGLDHLADRYPAQISGGQKQRVGIARALASNPKVLLSDEATSALDPETTRSILDLLRKVNRELGVTVVLITHQMLVIKQIADRVAVIDGGEIAELGPVIDVFTRPQQTITKSLIDEIVPQQLPESVMKRVNQLAAQLQPGQQGQLLRLSYAGESAYQPILSHLIRELGLDLSILHGQIDEIQEQTFGSLAVYASGEAAKIDAAVEHLRASGVQVQIVSSKD, encoded by the coding sequence ATGATAGAAATTCGGGATTTATCCCTGACATACCAAGGCCCCAAGGGCCCGGTGCACGCCTTGCGTGGCATCAATCTGGAAATCGCCTCGGGCGAGGTGTTCGGCATCATCGGCCGCTCCGGCGCGGGCAAAAGCTCGCTGGTGCGTTGCCTGAATCTGCTCAACCGCCCCACGGAAGGCAAGGTCATCGTCAACGGACGTGACCTCATGCAGCTGTCCGATGGCGAGCTGCGCGCCGCGCGCCGCGACATCGGCATGGTGTTCCAGCACTTCAATCTGCTGTCCTCGCGTACCGTGTATGACAACGTGGCCCTGCCGCTGGAGCTGGCCGGTGTTTCCAAGGACGAGATTTACCAGCGTGTGACGCCGCTGCTGGAGCTGGTGGGCCTGGACCATCTGGCCGACCGCTATCCGGCCCAGATTTCCGGCGGCCAGAAACAGCGCGTGGGCATTGCCCGGGCACTGGCCAGCAATCCCAAGGTGCTGCTGAGCGACGAAGCCACTTCGGCGCTGGATCCCGAAACCACGCGCTCCATTCTGGATCTGCTGCGCAAGGTCAACCGCGAGCTGGGCGTGACCGTGGTGCTCATTACCCACCAGATGCTGGTGATCAAGCAGATCGCCGACCGCGTGGCCGTGATCGACGGCGGCGAGATTGCCGAGCTGGGGCCCGTGATCGACGTTTTCACCCGCCCTCAGCAGACGATCACCAAGAGCCTGATCGACGAAATCGTGCCCCAGCAACTGCCCGAGTCGGTGATGAAGCGCGTGAACCAGCTGGCCGCCCAGCTGCAGCCCGGCCAGCAAGGCCAGCTGCTGCGCCTGTCCTATGCGGGCGAGAGCGCCTATCAGCCCATTTTGTCGCACCTGATTCGCGAGCTGGGTCTGGATCTGTCGATTCTGCACGGCCAGATCGACGAGATCCAGGAGCAGACCTTTGGCTCGCTGGCGGTCTACGCCAGCGGCGAGGCCGCCAAGATTGACGCGGCCGTGGAGCACCTGCGTGCCAGCGGTGTGCAAGTGCAGATCGTGTCCAGCAAGGATTGA
- a CDS encoding methionine ABC transporter permease, protein MFENFSEMMLQLLLDSFWETLIMVGISGLIGGLIGIPLGVFLRLTDHGGILQNGPANKVVGWIVNALRSTPFIILLVAIIPLTRLITGSSIGTWAAVVPLTIAAAPFVARLVETALREVDGGLIEAAQSMGATTGQIVWKVLLPEALPGIVAGLTISFVSLTGYSAMAGAIGGGGLGDLGIRYGYQRFLPDVMLVVVIILIFFVQAIQSLGDWAVRRLSHR, encoded by the coding sequence ATGTTTGAGAATTTTTCGGAAATGATGCTCCAGCTGCTGCTGGATTCCTTCTGGGAGACGCTGATCATGGTCGGCATCTCGGGCCTGATCGGCGGTCTGATCGGTATTCCGCTGGGCGTCTTCCTGCGCCTGACCGACCATGGCGGCATCTTGCAGAACGGTCCGGCCAACAAGGTCGTGGGCTGGATCGTGAATGCGCTGCGCTCTACCCCCTTCATCATCTTGCTGGTGGCCATCATTCCGCTGACGCGCCTGATCACGGGCTCCTCCATCGGCACCTGGGCGGCCGTGGTGCCGCTGACGATTGCGGCGGCGCCGTTTGTGGCCCGTCTGGTGGAAACCGCCTTGCGCGAGGTCGATGGCGGCCTGATCGAGGCGGCCCAGTCCATGGGCGCAACCACCGGCCAGATCGTCTGGAAGGTGCTGCTGCCCGAGGCGCTGCCCGGCATCGTCGCGGGCCTGACCATCAGCTTCGTCAGCCTGACCGGCTACTCGGCCATGGCGGGCGCCATTGGCGGCGGCGGCCTGGGCGATCTGGGTATCCGCTACGGCTACCAGCGCTTCTTGCCCGACGTGATGCTGGTCGTGGTGATCATTCTGATCTTCTTTGTGCAGGCCATTCAAAGCCTGGGCGATTGGGCCGTGCGACGCCTGAGCCATCGCTGA
- a CDS encoding single-stranded DNA-binding protein — protein MMDGLITGRLTGVPESRVDRNRRPYMVARMRANAGDGSSIPVNIVAFDNAPCAVLRSLCEGDAIALRGSFTPKVWIDRQDESHAVLDVVAQQVLAAPSMSDL, from the coding sequence ATGATGGATGGTTTGATAACCGGCCGACTCACCGGCGTTCCCGAGAGTCGCGTAGACCGCAACCGCCGCCCCTATATGGTGGCTCGCATGCGGGCCAACGCAGGCGACGGCTCCTCGATTCCCGTGAATATCGTCGCTTTCGACAACGCACCTTGCGCCGTGCTGCGCAGCCTCTGCGAAGGCGATGCGATTGCCCTGCGCGGCAGCTTCACGCCCAAGGTCTGGATCGACAGGCAGGACGAGTCCCATGCCGTGCTCGACGTGGTGGCACAGCAGGTGCTGGCTGCGCCCTCGATGTCCGACCTCTGA
- a CDS encoding MetQ/NlpA family ABC transporter substrate-binding protein has product MLNKRSLLRTTLAVAAAATLGFAAQAQDKTIKIGVTAGPHAQIMEVVKKVAARNGLNLKVIEFGDYVQPNAALAAGDLDANSYQHRPYLDAQIKDRGYKIGWVADTVNFPIGIYSKKIKALSELSTGAKFGIPNDPTNGGRALLLLQTQGLIKLKEGAGLKATPLDVVSNPKKLRFVELDAAQLPRSLDDLEASTVNTNFAISAGLNPKKDAIALESAKNPYVNIMVVRDADKNQPWVAQLIKSYHSDEVRQFIDKEFKGSVFPAF; this is encoded by the coding sequence ATGTTGAACAAGCGCTCGCTTTTGCGCACCACATTGGCCGTGGCTGCTGCGGCCACGCTGGGCTTTGCCGCCCAGGCCCAGGACAAGACCATCAAGATCGGCGTGACCGCCGGTCCTCACGCGCAGATCATGGAAGTGGTGAAGAAGGTCGCCGCCAGGAACGGCCTGAACCTCAAGGTCATCGAGTTCGGCGACTATGTCCAGCCCAATGCGGCACTGGCCGCCGGCGATCTGGATGCCAACAGCTACCAGCACCGTCCCTATCTGGATGCCCAGATCAAGGATCGCGGCTACAAGATCGGCTGGGTGGCCGACACGGTGAATTTCCCCATCGGCATCTATTCCAAGAAGATCAAGGCCTTGTCCGAGCTGTCCACGGGCGCCAAGTTCGGCATTCCCAACGATCCCACCAATGGCGGCCGCGCGCTGCTGCTGCTGCAGACCCAGGGTCTGATCAAGCTCAAGGAGGGCGCGGGCCTGAAGGCCACACCGCTGGATGTGGTCTCCAACCCCAAGAAGCTCAGGTTTGTCGAGCTGGATGCGGCCCAGCTGCCACGTTCGCTGGACGACCTGGAGGCCTCCACCGTCAACACCAATTTCGCGATCTCTGCCGGTCTGAATCCCAAGAAGGATGCGATTGCGCTGGAGTCGGCCAAGAACCCCTATGTGAACATCATGGTGGTGCGCGATGCCGACAAGAACCAGCCCTGGGTCGCCCAGCTGATCAAGTCCTATCACTCCGACGAGGTGCGCCAGTTCATCGACAAGGAGTTCAAGGGCTCGGTCTTCCCGGCGTTCTGA
- a CDS encoding nitroreductase, with the protein MSSNGSVAKTSEDFDLPAGMALMQQRRSTRAFLPDAVPDALLHQLLLTARQAPSGGNLQPGQLIAVRGKLREQLTAALLQDVESQVPECEDYAYFPRPMPMQLRKRQVASAQALYGALGVARDDRAGREAQFARNYRFFDAPVALVVTIDAHYGPGGYMDLGMTLYGLQLAAAAMGLGSCAIGALASYPATVRRVLGLADSKHIVCGLALGWADESAPVNQTRTTRAPIAEWFQTLE; encoded by the coding sequence ATGTCCAGCAACGGTTCAGTCGCAAAAACATCTGAAGACTTCGACTTGCCGGCAGGCATGGCGCTGATGCAGCAGCGCCGCTCGACACGTGCTTTCCTGCCCGATGCCGTGCCAGATGCGCTGCTGCATCAGTTGCTGCTGACGGCGCGCCAGGCGCCCAGCGGCGGCAATCTGCAGCCAGGCCAGCTGATCGCGGTGCGTGGCAAGCTGCGCGAGCAACTCACTGCCGCCCTGCTGCAGGACGTTGAAAGCCAGGTGCCCGAATGCGAGGACTACGCCTACTTTCCGCGCCCCATGCCCATGCAGCTGCGCAAGCGCCAGGTGGCTTCGGCCCAGGCGCTTTACGGCGCCCTGGGCGTGGCGCGCGACGACCGCGCCGGACGCGAAGCGCAATTTGCGCGCAACTACCGTTTCTTCGATGCGCCCGTGGCGCTGGTCGTCACCATCGACGCCCATTACGGCCCCGGCGGCTATATGGACCTGGGCATGACCCTCTACGGCCTGCAACTGGCCGCCGCCGCCATGGGCCTGGGCAGCTGCGCCATCGGCGCCCTGGCCTCGTACCCGGCCACCGTGCGCCGCGTGCTGGGCCTGGCCGACAGCAAGCACATCGTCTGCGGCCTGGCCCTGGGCTGGGCCGACGAGTCCGCCCCCGTCAACCAGACGCGCACGACCCGTGCCCCTATCGCCGAGTGGTTTCAGACTCTTGAATAA
- a CDS encoding thiolase family protein: MPSKTPIIAWARSPVAPIGSALARLSPHELGRPLLLSLLQQSGLPAHAVDAVVIGNALGAGGNPARMLALAAGLPDGCAAHTIDTQCCSGLDAVAMAVGLLQSGQAEVMIAGGIEAWSRAPIRQTRPLHPGEHPQGYERPPFAPDPERDPDMLQSAADYALTHGFSRSQQEQYALLSHNRALAARAQLAQEIVPVAGLAADAYPRALQPARAARMPVLARGSYEGASVDEITAHALSPLTVSAKADGAALVLLATPEACARWNLQPRAQWLASASVGAAPETPLLVAIAAAQMVLARGSQALASPQLKAQDLSAIELHDAFAVQGLAFCAAMGIAPEQINSAGGGLARGHPIGASGAIALVRCLAQLEYQAQSSTPKATLGLAAIAGAGGIGAATLVQWLQASS, from the coding sequence ATGCCAAGCAAGACCCCCATCATTGCCTGGGCCCGCAGCCCGGTGGCTCCGATCGGCTCGGCCCTGGCTCGGCTCAGCCCCCATGAACTGGGCCGGCCGCTGCTGCTGTCACTGCTGCAGCAAAGCGGCTTGCCGGCCCACGCCGTCGACGCGGTCGTGATCGGAAACGCTCTGGGCGCTGGCGGCAACCCGGCGCGCATGCTGGCACTGGCCGCCGGCCTGCCCGACGGCTGCGCCGCGCACACCATCGATACCCAGTGCTGCTCGGGCCTGGATGCGGTGGCCATGGCTGTGGGTCTGCTGCAATCGGGTCAGGCGGAGGTGATGATTGCCGGTGGCATCGAGGCCTGGAGCCGCGCCCCTATTCGCCAGACCCGCCCGCTGCACCCCGGCGAGCACCCCCAGGGCTACGAGCGCCCACCCTTTGCCCCCGATCCCGAGCGCGATCCCGATATGCTGCAATCGGCGGCCGACTATGCGCTCACGCATGGCTTCAGCCGCAGCCAGCAGGAGCAGTATGCGCTGCTGAGCCACAACCGGGCCCTGGCGGCCCGGGCGCAGCTCGCCCAGGAAATCGTGCCTGTGGCAGGGCTTGCGGCCGACGCCTATCCGCGTGCGCTGCAGCCCGCTCGTGCCGCGCGCATGCCGGTGCTGGCCCGGGGCAGCTATGAGGGTGCGAGTGTCGACGAAATCACCGCCCACGCCCTCAGCCCCCTGACCGTCTCTGCAAAGGCCGATGGTGCGGCCCTGGTCCTGCTGGCCACGCCCGAGGCCTGCGCCCGCTGGAATCTGCAGCCCCGCGCACAATGGCTGGCCAGCGCCAGCGTGGGCGCCGCGCCGGAAACTCCACTGCTGGTCGCCATTGCAGCAGCCCAGATGGTGCTGGCCAGGGGCAGCCAGGCATTGGCAAGCCCACAGCTGAAGGCACAGGATCTGTCGGCCATCGAACTGCATGACGCCTTTGCCGTGCAAGGCCTGGCTTTTTGCGCCGCCATGGGCATTGCGCCCGAGCAGATCAACAGCGCGGGCGGCGGCTTGGCGCGCGGCCACCCGATCGGCGCGTCAGGCGCGATTGCTCTGGTGCGCTGCCTGGCCCAGCTTGAGTATCAGGCCCAGTCATCGACACCCAAGGCCACACTCGGCCTGGCGGCCATTGCCGGAGCCGGCGGCATTGGCGCGGCAACCCTGGTGCAATGGCTGCAAGCCTCTTCCTGA
- a CDS encoding AMP-binding protein — translation MKALSAAAPLQGFWQLVHGPLAYWAQHRPDLVALQSEADSWTFDRLHAEVELRSARLVAQRAPQMLLLDASRSTLERLVDFLAVIRSGRCAAVADPDWQPAVRQRIEGWLPGQPCELESAAPTAAFYTGFTSGSTGLPKGFKRHHLSWTESFRVGLQDFGPVVAQRTLAPGRISHSLFLFGAMQGIWYGCGAVMQEKFSASRCLATLAGGDTPCLVAVPSQLLLMLQWAEHRQLAPIPEVELITISGARWMRAHTPALRALFPQARIIEFYGASEASFVAWMDADEASGPQAVGRPFSNVELSIRPTGSDAAENALAEHGTSHASDGLIYIRSPMLFMDYVGDAHDATAVLRDGDWLSVRDMGHIDERGMLCLAGRQSRMIVTQGKNLFPEEVENLLASHPAIAQVSLHGQADALRGLQVHAVLQWRPQTEAPSALELNQWLRERTEAFKVPRQWWICEHWPQTASGKTDHGQLAQALRARMTAPADAGISPARLPALRPWQS, via the coding sequence ATGAAGGCACTGTCCGCTGCCGCGCCGCTGCAAGGCTTCTGGCAACTGGTGCATGGCCCGCTGGCCTATTGGGCGCAGCACCGACCCGATCTGGTGGCCTTGCAGAGCGAGGCCGACTCCTGGACCTTTGACCGGCTGCACGCGGAGGTCGAGCTGCGCTCGGCACGCCTGGTGGCGCAACGCGCGCCGCAGATGCTGCTGCTGGATGCCAGCCGCTCCACCCTGGAGCGACTGGTGGACTTTCTGGCCGTGATCCGCAGCGGCCGCTGCGCGGCGGTCGCCGACCCCGACTGGCAGCCGGCCGTGCGCCAGCGCATTGAAGGCTGGCTGCCCGGGCAGCCCTGCGAGCTGGAATCGGCAGCACCGACAGCCGCCTTCTATACCGGCTTTACCTCGGGCAGCACCGGCCTGCCCAAGGGCTTCAAGCGCCACCATCTGTCGTGGACGGAAAGCTTTCGCGTCGGCCTGCAGGATTTCGGCCCCGTCGTCGCCCAGCGCACGCTGGCACCAGGGCGCATCTCGCACTCGCTGTTTCTGTTCGGGGCCATGCAAGGCATCTGGTATGGCTGCGGCGCCGTCATGCAGGAAAAGTTCTCTGCCTCGCGCTGTCTCGCGACCCTGGCGGGCGGGGATACGCCCTGCCTTGTCGCCGTGCCCAGCCAGTTGCTGCTGATGCTGCAATGGGCGGAGCATCGCCAGCTCGCACCCATTCCCGAGGTCGAACTGATCACCATCAGCGGCGCGCGCTGGATGCGCGCCCACACGCCGGCGCTGCGCGCCCTGTTCCCCCAGGCCCGCATCATCGAGTTCTACGGAGCCTCCGAGGCCAGTTTTGTGGCCTGGATGGATGCCGACGAAGCCAGCGGCCCGCAGGCCGTGGGCAGGCCATTCAGCAATGTGGAGCTATCCATTCGCCCCACCGGCAGCGATGCCGCCGAGAATGCGCTGGCCGAGCATGGCACCAGCCACGCCAGCGACGGCCTGATCTATATCCGCAGCCCCATGCTGTTCATGGACTATGTGGGCGATGCCCATGACGCCACGGCCGTGCTGCGCGACGGTGACTGGCTGTCCGTGCGCGACATGGGCCATATCGACGAACGCGGCATGCTGTGCCTGGCAGGACGCCAGAGCCGCATGATCGTCACCCAGGGCAAGAACCTGTTTCCCGAGGAAGTGGAGAACCTGCTGGCCAGCCACCCGGCGATTGCCCAGGTCTCGCTGCACGGCCAGGCCGATGCGCTGCGCGGTCTGCAGGTACACGCGGTGCTGCAATGGAGACCCCAGACCGAGGCGCCTTCGGCCCTGGAGCTGAACCAGTGGCTGCGCGAGCGCACCGAAGCCTTCAAGGTGCCGCGCCAGTGGTGGATCTGCGAGCACTGGCCACAGACAGCCAGCGGCAAGACCGACCACGGCCAGCTGGCCCAGGCCCTGCGCGCCCGGATGACAGCGCCTGCCGATGCGGGCATATCCCCTGCCCGGCTCCCCGCATTGCGGCCGTGGCAGAGTTGA